From a single Gammaproteobacteria bacterium genomic region:
- a CDS encoding IS200/IS605 family transposase: protein MQNYKHGGHTIWDCKYHLVWVTKYRYEVLEGDIGLRCRELLR, encoded by the coding sequence ATGCAGAACTATAAACACGGTGGCCACACGATTTGGGATTGTAAGTATCATCTTGTCTGGGTAACCAAGTATAGGTACGAGGTTCTTGAAGGAGATATTGGTCTAAGATGTCGAGAGTTATTACGA